A segment of the Bdellovibrio bacteriovorus genome:
AATTTAAGATCGACATGCGTCCGGTCACTAATGCCGAGTACCTGGAATTTGTGCGCCAGAATCCCCAGTGGCGCAAAGCCGGGGTGAAAAAGATCTTTGCCGACAGCAGCTATCTGAGCTATTGGCCGGCGGATCTGGAGTTCGGTGATAAATCAATGGCGAATTCGCCGGTGGTGCGGGTGAGCTGGTTTGCCGCCCGGGAATACTGCGCCTGGAAAGGGCGCAGACTTCCTTTCACCAACGAATGGGAATACGTTGCACAATCCCCCTATAAAAATCGCACCGAAATCCGTGAATTGATATTGGAATGGTATGGTCGCGGCGCAGAATGGCCGTTGGCTTCCGTCGAAAAGGGCAGTGCCAACCGGTTTGGCGTGCATGATATGCACGGCCTGATCTGGGAGTGGGTCGAGGACTTTAACACCGCGCTGGTCACCGGGGAATCCCGGGCCGATGGTGGACTGGATAAAAACCTGTTTTGTGGCGCGGGGGCTTCCGGCGCTGCGGATCCCGGCGATTATGCCGCATTTATGAGATTTGCTTTTCGCAGCAGTTTGCAAGCCCGGTACACAGTGCAAAACCTGGGCTTTCGCTGCGCTAAATAACGAGGAGACGTTATGAAACTTTCAAAAGTTCACTTTGTGGCGATAGCTTTTTTGATGGCGGGCCCGGTTCAGGCAGGGGATCATGATCATCACCATCATCAAGCCGCACCCGCAGCGGAAAAATCAAAACCGCTGCATGATGAATCCATTTACAATCTGAATTCCTCTTTGCTGGACGAAGACGGAAAAGTCTTTCAACTGGAAAAGTACCGTGGCAAGCCTGTGGTCATCTCCATGGCTTACACCAGCTGTGTTTATACTTGCCCACTGATCCTGGCGCAAATGCAGCAACTGGAAAAAGCCCTGGCCGAACAGGGTAAGAAAGATGTGCGCTTTGTGCTGGTCAGCTTTGATCCGGCCAAGGACACTCCGAAGGTTCTGAAGGACTATGCGAAGAAAAAGAAACTGAGCACACAGTGGAATCTGCTGACATCCAAGTCTGACAAAGAACCCCGCGAAATCGCCAGCGTTCTGGGCATCAAATACAGCAAAGTCGAAGGCGGTGACTATGACCACTCCTTTATTATTACTGTGCTGGATGCTGAAGGTGTACCACGCGGCCGCCAAGTCGGCGCGGCAGGAAACCCAAAAGACCTGATAAAGTTCATCCCTTGATTTGAATCAAGGCCAATGGGGGTGAGACGGCTTAAAGTGGTCTTACCAACAAGGAGGAACTAGTATGAAAGAGTTCGTAATCGAGGCACAAAAGATCGAGCCTATGCACAGACATTCCTATATTTTTGAAAGCTTTGATAATCTGGAGGGCGGTGACAGCCTGGTGATCGTGAACAACCATGATCCACTGCCACTGCTTCGCCAGTTCGGGGAATCCCGCCCCAACCAGTTTGTCGACGAGTATCTGGAAAAAGGTCCGAACGTTTGGAAACTGCGCCTGACCAAAAAGAAAAAAGAAGGCTGCTGCGGATTCTGCGAGTAGCCCCAATAGCAAGCCCCTGTTGCGGAAAATCTGCGACAGGGCTTACGCCAGCAGTTTCTCACATAACACGAACAGACATCCATCCTCTTTCGCAATATGCCGGCGCAACAGCTGTTCATAGTCGGACTTTAAAGCTTCCAAAGCCCCGGGATATTTTTCCCGCATTTCGGGTTTTAATAAAATTTTAATGGCCTCGGCCAGGTGATGACCCAGTTCATGTTCATCCATGGGCAGGCTGAGCGGGTTCTGCGCGTTCAGCCATTCGAACGACGGATAGGCTGAGGCCTGGGGCAGGCCCTGTTCATGCAGCAGCTTCAGGCGTCGACGAGGTTCGCTTTGCGGGGCCAGATCCAGCTCCATGCCCCGGAAGTAGGTGCACAGCGGTCCGCCCTGGCTGAGCAGGGGGTGCGCTGCGATTTTCGGAAACAGCTCCTGTTCCTCCAAGGGGTGATGAACCGCCTCCACAAAATGCAGGATCTCCAGGATCGGTGCTTTTTGCTCAAACATTTTCAAGATGGTCTGATGCTCCTCGCGAAGCTTTCTTAGAAGGTCGTTCACTTTCCACCTCCATCAACGCCTGTCGGTTTAAAATTTCAATATGCCTGTCGGTTGTTTGAATCCAGCCGTTCTTGGTCCACTGGCTCAGGATACGAATCACGGTTTCACTCTGGCTGCCGATCCGTTCGGCAATATCATTTCGGGTCAGCGGGATGTTGATATAACCGCTTTGTGATCCCTGCCGAGCCAGCAGGCGCAGCAGAAAGTCCGCCACCCGGTGGGGCGCCAGTTTATGGGACTTGCAGATGTCGTTCTGGAACTCCAGAAAACGCTCGGAGATCTGGCGGTTCACACGCCGGCGCAGTTCCGGGATCTGCATCAGATGATCAAAGAACAACCCCACCGGTATTTTCAGTAAAGTGCTGTCCTCGTTACAGACGGCGGAAGTCGGATAGCGGGGGTTCGGAAGTCCGGCCATGGCTACGCCCAGGAACTCACCCTGACTGAGGAAGTTGAATATTTTCACTGCATCCCGGTCAATGGACTCCTGAATCTTAAAAGACCCGTACAGCACCAGATAGATGTGTTCGATCGGCTGGCCTTTTTCAAACAACGTGTCCCGCTGAGTGCAGTGTATAAGCTCGAAATAGGGTGCGATCTCGCGCAATTCCTTTTCGGTGAACTGGCGAAGAAAATCCTGTTTTTTAAGTACGCTGATCTTGTCTGACATAAGGTCCTCTTGCACAGAATGCCAAGACTTTAAGGGCCAAAACATGATCCGGATCAACTCTGGGATTTTTATCATTTAGTGATCATTCTTGATCTGGATCAAAGATTGGCGGGCGGGTGCAGTGTTATTTCTTCTGAAAAATGCCCACAGCACAGGAGCAACATGTTAACCAAATCACAGGCAAAGAAGTTTTTTGTAGTGGGAACGGTTCTTTGCTCAGCGGCCTTCGTGTTGCTGACCATAGACACCTTCCGCCGGATTCCCAAACAGACCAATCAGATCGAAATGACCGACGCAGTTGTGCGCGGTAAACATCTTTTCGATCGCAACAACTGCATGGGGTGTCACACCATCCTGGGAGAGGGCGCGTATTACGCGCCGGAGTTGACCAAAGTGTGGGAACGGCGCGGAGAGATCTTTATCAAATCCATGCTGCGCGACCCGCAGGCCATGTATCCCAATGACCGCAAGATGACCAACTATCACTTCACCGAAGAAGAGATCAATGATCTGACGGCCTTCTTGAAATGGATCGGCACGATGGATTTGAATGGCTTCCCTCCGAAACCCGATCTGGCTCAGCCGGTCAGTGCCGCTGCCGTGCAGGCGACTGTGGCCCAGCCGCAGATTTACGGTCAGGTTTGCGTAGCCTGCCACACGATGAATGGCACTGGCGGCAACACCGGACCAACGCTGGATGGGATCGGCAGTCGTCGTGACGGTGAATACCTGACTCACTGGCTGAAAGATCCTGCGGCGGTGAAGGCGGATTCCAAGATGCCAAAACTGCCCCTGACAGACGAGCAGATCCAGGAACTTGTGACTTACCTGTCACAGATAAAATGAGGACATCATGAAGTATCAAACACAAAAAATAGCGTACTGGTTTTTCGCCACCTGCATGCTGCTGTTTTCGCTGCAGCTGGTTTATGGATTCATCATGGGCTTTGCCCATATGGGTTTCGATGGTTTGCATAACATCATTCCTTTCAATGCCGCGCGCGCCACGCACACGAATTTGCTGGTGGTGTGGCTGTTGACGGGCTTTATGGGGGCGGCCTACTACATCATTCCTGAAGAGGCGGACCGCGAACTGATTCACCCGAAGCTGGCGTATGTGCAGCTGGGGGCTTTGGTGGCCGTGGGTGTGGTTGCCATTATCGGTTTTCACATGAACTGGTGGGAGGGACGTAAGTTCCTGGAAATCCCACGTCCTTTGGACTATCTGGTGGTGGCCGATGTGCTGCTGTTTATTTATCTGATCGGTGGCACGATCTGGAAGGGCAAACGCTACACCACAACAAGCATGGTTTTGTTCCTGGGCCTGTTGATGGCGGCACTGCTGTATCTGCCGGGCATGATCAACACGGATCACCAGACGCTGGATTCTTACTGGCGCTGGTGGGTGGTGCATCTGTGGGTGGAAGGTGTGTGGGAGCTGATCATGGGGGCGATCATGTCCTTCCTGCTGATCAAAATGACCGGCGTGGACCGGGAAGTTATCGAGAAATGGCTTTATATCATTGTCGGTTTCACCTTCCTGTCCGGGATTCTGGGAACCGGGCACCATTACTATTACATCGGTACACCCAGATACTGGCTGCTGGTGGGTGGTTTGTTCGGGGCTTTGGAGCCGCTGGCATTTTTGGGTTTTGCTATCTATGCCGTGGCCATGGCCCGCAAAGGCGGGAAAAATCCTGACAACAAAATGGCGATGGCCTGGACAATGGCAACCGCGATTCTTTCCTTTGTCGGTGCGGGCTTCCTGGGCTTTGCCCACACTCTGCCGCAGGTGAACCTGTACACGCATGGAACTCTGGTGACAGCGATGCACGGACATCTGGCATTTTGGGGAGCGTATGCCTGTCTGGTGCTGGCGCTGATCGCCTATGCGATGCCAAAACTGACCGGTCGGAACTTGCAGGATTCCCGTATGAATGTGTTCGCTTTCTGGACCTCCAACATCGGCATGATTGCGATGACGCTGGCTTTTGGAGTGGCGGGGATCGCGCAGGTGTACCTGGAAAGAAAATTGGGCATGGATTTTTTGACCGTGCAAAAAGAGGTCGAAGTTCACTTCCTGGGACTGGTGCTGGCCGCATCGCTGTTTTCAGTGGGGATTGTTGCCTATGTCTGGAACTTCATCCGCTTCGGGAAACCTGCAGGTGAAGTCAAATGAGTGTCTATTACCGGGAAGTCGCCAACGAAGTGGATCTGTTCACACGCTGTTATGAGCAGCAGCTGCCGCTGTTGATCAAGGGACCCACCGGTTGTGGAAAAAGTCAGCTGGTCGCCCACATGGCCGAAAAACTGAAACGTCCTTTGGTGAAAGTGGCCTGCAATGAAGACACCAGCAGTGCTGACTTGCTGGGGCGCTTTCTGATCAAAGGCAATGAAACTGTGTGGCAGGATGGGCCGGTCACACGCGCCGTGCGTGAAGGGGCGATTTTATATCTGGATGAAGTCGCCGAAGCCCGGGAAGACGTGATTGTGGCTTTGCATCCGCTGACGGATCACCGTCGCGAACTGTATGTGGATCGCACCAACGAAGAACTGGTGGCGCCTGCCGGATTCATGTGTGTGGCCAGTTTCAATCCCGGCTACCAGCGGGGCTTTAAGGAATTAAAACCGTCCACTCGTCAAAGATTTGTCACTTTAAGTCTGTCTTACCCAATGCCGGAATTGGAAACTGAAATTCTGCATCGGGTGACCGAGGTTGATCTGAAAACCTGTCAGCGTCTGGTTGAATTGGGGAATAAGATCCGCGGGCAGAGACACCTTGAGTTGAAAGAGACCGTGTCCACGCGCCTGCTGGTGCATGCGGCCCGTCTGTTCAAGTCCGGGATGTCTCTGCGCCAGGCTTGCTTGTTTGGTGTTGGTCAGTGCCTGTCTGATGACGTTCAGGTGCTGGAAGGCCTGAAGGATCTAATTCATTTGAGCATGTGATATGGATTTAACCGAGAAGCTTTTTGAAATGGCGGTGCGCTGGAATCGGCGAAGACAGACAAGGGCTTCGCAATCCAGTCGCTATGGGCTGCAGGACTGCGACAAGGCCCTGGCCCTGGTGGTGCAGCCATTCTTTGAGGAAAGTTTCGAGATCCATGCCTCACGCCAAAGCGGGGTGAGCGATCGGGTCTTGTATCTTCCCGAGTCCATCGGATTTTTTCCGGAAAAAAAACGCAATCGTGATTTATACATTCATCAGGCGCTGCATCTGGCTGCGGCGCAAAGACTTGGTTTGTGCTGGCCTGACGCCGACATGAATGGTTATGCCCGCGCGGTGCATTTTTCCAAAATGCGCCAGCCGTTGTCGCAAATTATTGAAAAGATCTATCCGGCTTTTGCCGAATTTCACCGGGAACTGACGAAGGATTTCTTTTTTCATTTAAAAAACACCCCGGTCACGCGGGCCGGAACCGAGGCATTGGTTTTGCTGAACCCGCTGCATCCGCAGGGTTTGAAACCTTCGTTGGATGTTCAAAAAATCAAGCGCAATGAACCGTTTCCTGACGACGTTTGGCTGTTGTGGGGTGGGCTGGCCAGCCGGGGGCCGAGCCACTTTTCACGGGAGGGGGAAAGCTCCCTCCAGCCACGAACATCGCAGAAAGAATCTGAACTTGTGATGCAGACCCACTTTGAAAAAGAAGAAGTGGATCTGGACAAGGAAGAGCACAATCCGGTGACACATTCCTTTGAAAAGATGGAAACGGTGGATGACTATCAGGGCGGGAGCCGGGTGGCTGACGGTTCCGATCAGCTACAGGAACACGCTGAAGCTCTGCAAGAGATCATGCCGCGCAAGGTGACCCGCTCTGGAGAATCGGCGGCTTCGTTTTTCAAATCGGATTTCGCCGGAGGTTCTGTGCGTGAGGACCTGAGCGAGGTGATCACATCCACCGAAGAAGTCCATTACCCGGAATGGCATTTTAAAAAGAAGCAGTATCTGAAGGACTATTGTAAACTTCTGGTCAGTCATCCCGAAGTGACTGTGGGAGGAGATTTGGCCGGGCAGTTGAAAGAACAGCACAGTGGTCTGATCAGTCGTTGCCAGCAGCAGCTTGCGGCCGTTCGCAACCAGCGCAGATGGCGCAAAGGTCAGCTGGATGGACCGGAGCTGGATCTGGATGCATTGGTTCGGCATGTGGGAGATGTGCAGAATAAAATCCCTTCCCCCGGCCGGTTGTACCAGACTCAGGTGAAGCGCGAACGTGATCTGCAGATCGTGATAGTTTTGGATCTGAGCCTTTCCACGGATTCTTATGTCAGTGACCGGCGCGTGCTCGATACTGAGCTGGAGGCGGTCGGCCTGTGGGGTCTGTTGCAGCCCTCAGGCCCGGACAACACCTTGGTGGCGGGGGCATTTTCCGAAACCCGACACAAATGCGCCTTTGAGATTTTAAAGGATCAGGGCGAGGACTGGAGCGCGTATTTTTCCCGGGCGCAGCAGATTGTGCCCCGGGGTTATACACGTTTGGGCCCGGCCCTCCGTCACGCCACACGGATCCTGAGGGAATGCTCGGCACGGCAAAAAGTGCTCATTATTCTGACCGATGGCAAACCTACAGACTATGATGGCTATGAAGGCCGCTACGGCATCGAAGATATGCGCAAGGCGTGCATGGAGGCGGAAAGCGCACAAATCAGCACGCGGGCCTTTGCGATTGAAAAGGCCGCCAAGCACTACTTCCCCCAGATGTTTTATTCCTTTGAAATATTACCGGATCCTTCCCGGTTACCCGAGAGTTTGATCCAGTTCCTTCTGAAGATTCGCAGTTAACCTGCCCCATGGTGCTGTAACATCCGTGTGGTCGAGTTGTTTTTTTCATCCCCCGGGGTAGATCAGAAAAACGTAAAGCTACCCATAAATCGGACCGACTTATTGCACGCACTAAAAACGGAGGAAGAGATGAAGGCGTGGTTCAAGGGTATTCGGGGCAGGTTGTTGGCGGTGGCGCTTTTGCCGGTTGTGGGTTTTTCAGTCGCTTCGTGGGTGTCCTTTGATGGCATCAGTCGCGTCGGAAGTCTGCTTGATTCGGCCCATGATCAGATCATTCCCAGCACCACGGCCTTGGATCGTCTGATAATTGCCCGGAACAGATACGGCTACAGCATCTTTGTGGCATTGAGTTCCACCGACAATCCCGAACTGAAGAAAGAGCGCTTGGAAATTGCCCGGGAAGCGATCCGTGACTGGCGCACGAACTTTGAAATTTACCAAAAGAATCCGATTCATTCTGAACAGGAAAAAGAGAGTCGTCAGTTTATTGAACAGAACAAAGATCACTATCTGGGGCTTCTTGAAAAAGCCATCGCGTTGGTGGAAAGTGGCAAACCCGAGGAACTGACCGAGGCGCGCGCCCTTCTTTTGGGTGAGGTTTGGCAGCTGGGCACTTTGATTGGTAAAAACAACCAGACCATTGCCAGGACCTATGAGGAACGGGCGCGTCAGGAGGGGCTTGAGTCCGAGAGCCTGCAGAAATCCGTGTACCTGTGGACCGGGATCATCAACACCACGGCAAGCATCGTGATCATCTCAATTATTCTTTTGATTTCAAACCGTATTGCCAGGGGCATTTCTTTGATTGCCGACCGTCTGTCTTCAGCCAGCGGGGATGTGACTTCCTCTGTGTCCCAGCTCAGTGAAGCGGGCATCACGCTGTCGCAGTCCTCGACGGAAGCGGCTGCCTCTTTGGAGGAGACGGTGGCTTCGTTGGAGGAGTTGACGTCCATGGTGCAGGTCAATGCTGACAATGCAAGACAGGCCGCGGCCATGTCGGCAAGCTCGCGTGAATCCGCCGAGGCCGGGGAGCGCGAGATCCGGGGCCTGATTGAATCCATGAGTGAAATCAGCAAGTCATCCAAGAAGATTGAAGAGATCATTTCGGTCATTGATGACATCGCCTTTCAGACAAACTTGCTGGCCTTGAACGCTGCCGTGGAGGCTGCGCGCGCCGGGGAGCAGGGCAAGGGTTTTGCCGTGGTGGCAGAGGCCGTGCGCTCGCTGGCGCAGAGAAGTGCGGTGGCCGCCAAGGACATCACCGTGCTGATCAAAGCCTCGGTGGAACAGGTTGAACAAGGCAGTGTTGTTGCTGACAACAGCGGTGTGGTTTTGAAAAACATCGTTGAATCAGTCAAGAAGGTCGCGGATTTGAACAATGAAATTGCCGCGGCCTCTGTCGAACAAAGTGCCGGGATCGCACAGATTGGCAAAGCCATGAATCAGCTGGATCAGGCATCGCAGTCCAATGCCGCGTCCGCGGAAGAAGTCGCCGCCAGCAGTGGAGAGATCGGGGGGCTTGCCGGCGTAACCCAGCAGCTGACCGTGGATCTTAACACGATGGTTCTGGGGGCATGATCCCCATCAGCAGGGCTGCTGATTTCCCGGGTGAAACCGGCGGCTCTTGATTTCGGTCATGTTTTTGCCACGCTGGCCGCCATTATTCTCGGATTATTCATCGGAGAATAAAAAATGGAATTGGCAAAGAATATTTTCGTGGGCGGTGTTGTTGGAAGCTTAATGGTTGTCGGTGCCAGCGTGGGCATCGTGGGTGGTTCCATGGTGATCTGTGGCGCCTCCCTGATAGGCTTATGGCTGGCCGGGGGCTAGTGCATTATTGATCCCGATCATGTTTCGAGCCGGGAAAGAGTGTTAGTGTCGAATCAACCCCTCAAGAGGGTGGAGCGAGGCTAATATGAATACGACTTCAATGGATGCATACCGATACTTCTTCCCAGCGGGCTGGGTGATGGCTGTGTGGGGTGTGTTGCTGTGGATTCTGTTTCCGTGGAATCTGGTGACCTATCCGGGACTGCATCATCCTGAAATCATGTCGGGTGGCTTCTTTCTGTGTTTTGTCGCGGGCTTTTTAATGACCGCGGCCCCGAAATTCACCGCAAGCTTTGGTCCCACTAAAAATGAGCAGCGGGCGTCGCTGGTGTTGATTGGTCTATTGTTCGCAAGCCTGATTCCAGGCAGCAAAACTTTCTTTTATTTCACCGTCACAGCGTTATTTGTTTTCCTGATTACTTATATGGCCCGTCGGTTTTTGAATCGTAAAAACAATCCGCCGGATTCATTTCTGTTTGTCGGTGTCGGCCTTGGAGCCGGGTTGGTGGGCAGCCTTACTTTGCTGCTGGGGCAGTTTGTGAATGTGCCCAGTGAGTTGTATCAACTGGCGCGCACGTTCTTCCTGCAGGCGTATGTACTGTGTCTGGTAATGGGTGTGGGAAGCCGTTTGATTCCGGCCCTGCTGGGCTGGGCTCCGCTGCCAACCGAGTCTTCCAAGTACACTCCGCAGATCAAATTGTATTCGGCTCTGGCCGTGGCTTTCCTGGGAAGTTTTGTGCTTGAAGTCCTGGTGCAGCCGCTGTCCGGTCAGATTCTGCGCGCCCTGGTGATGAGCTTTATCGTGTTTAAATTCTGGAAGCTGCACCACCTGCCGCAGCGTCGTGCCTTCCAAAGCTGGTGGCTGTGGGGTTCAGCGTGGATGCTGCTGCTGGGACAGTGGGGCACTGTGGCCTTTTTGGATTTTCGCGTGCATCTGCTGCATGTGATTCTGGTCTCGGGATTGGGGTTGATGACTTTCATGATTGCGACGCGTGTGACTTTGTCCCACGGAAAGCATGACATGATCTGGGAGAAGAACTCCAAGGGGTTGTTCCTTGGAGCCCTTCTGATGGGATTTGCCG
Coding sequences within it:
- a CDS encoding cbb3-type cytochrome c oxidase subunit I is translated as MKYQTQKIAYWFFATCMLLFSLQLVYGFIMGFAHMGFDGLHNIIPFNAARATHTNLLVVWLLTGFMGAAYYIIPEEADRELIHPKLAYVQLGALVAVGVVAIIGFHMNWWEGRKFLEIPRPLDYLVVADVLLFIYLIGGTIWKGKRYTTTSMVLFLGLLMAALLYLPGMINTDHQTLDSYWRWWVVHLWVEGVWELIMGAIMSFLLIKMTGVDREVIEKWLYIIVGFTFLSGILGTGHHYYYIGTPRYWLLVGGLFGALEPLAFLGFAIYAVAMARKGGKNPDNKMAMAWTMATAILSFVGAGFLGFAHTLPQVNLYTHGTLVTAMHGHLAFWGAYACLVLALIAYAMPKLTGRNLQDSRMNVFAFWTSNIGMIAMTLAFGVAGIAQVYLERKLGMDFLTVQKEVEVHFLGLVLAASLFSVGIVAYVWNFIRFGKPAGEVK
- a CDS encoding DUF2249 domain-containing protein gives rise to the protein MKEFVIEAQKIEPMHRHSYIFESFDNLEGGDSLVIVNNHDPLPLLRQFGESRPNQFVDEYLEKGPNVWKLRLTKKKKEGCCGFCE
- a CDS encoding methyl-accepting chemotaxis protein, whose protein sequence is MKAWFKGIRGRLLAVALLPVVGFSVASWVSFDGISRVGSLLDSAHDQIIPSTTALDRLIIARNRYGYSIFVALSSTDNPELKKERLEIAREAIRDWRTNFEIYQKNPIHSEQEKESRQFIEQNKDHYLGLLEKAIALVESGKPEELTEARALLLGEVWQLGTLIGKNNQTIARTYEERARQEGLESESLQKSVYLWTGIINTTASIVIISIILLISNRIARGISLIADRLSSASGDVTSSVSQLSEAGITLSQSSTEAAASLEETVASLEELTSMVQVNADNARQAAAMSASSRESAEAGEREIRGLIESMSEISKSSKKIEEIISVIDDIAFQTNLLALNAAVEAARAGEQGKGFAVVAEAVRSLAQRSAVAAKDITVLIKASVEQVEQGSVVADNSGVVLKNIVESVKKVADLNNEIAAASVEQSAGIAQIGKAMNQLDQASQSNAASAEEVAASSGEIGGLAGVTQQLTVDLNTMVLGA
- a CDS encoding CbbQ/NirQ/NorQ/GpvN family protein, with protein sequence MSVYYREVANEVDLFTRCYEQQLPLLIKGPTGCGKSQLVAHMAEKLKRPLVKVACNEDTSSADLLGRFLIKGNETVWQDGPVTRAVREGAILYLDEVAEAREDVIVALHPLTDHRRELYVDRTNEELVAPAGFMCVASFNPGYQRGFKELKPSTRQRFVTLSLSYPMPELETEILHRVTEVDLKTCQRLVELGNKIRGQRHLELKETVSTRLLVHAARLFKSGMSLRQACLFGVGQCLSDDVQVLEGLKDLIHLSM
- a CDS encoding formylglycine-generating enzyme family protein, translated to MDGLKNWIMLTAVLLSCAGQAAPEVLIPAGEYKMPAKLNQKSIKVAEFKIDMRPVTNAEYLEFVRQNPQWRKAGVKKIFADSSYLSYWPADLEFGDKSMANSPVVRVSWFAAREYCAWKGRRLPFTNEWEYVAQSPYKNRTEIRELILEWYGRGAEWPLASVEKGSANRFGVHDMHGLIWEWVEDFNTALVTGESRADGGLDKNLFCGAGASGAADPGDYAAFMRFAFRSSLQARYTVQNLGFRCAK
- a CDS encoding c-type cytochrome — encoded protein: MLTKSQAKKFFVVGTVLCSAAFVLLTIDTFRRIPKQTNQIEMTDAVVRGKHLFDRNNCMGCHTILGEGAYYAPELTKVWERRGEIFIKSMLRDPQAMYPNDRKMTNYHFTEEEINDLTAFLKWIGTMDLNGFPPKPDLAQPVSAAAVQATVAQPQIYGQVCVACHTMNGTGGNTGPTLDGIGSRRDGEYLTHWLKDPAAVKADSKMPKLPLTDEQIQELVTYLSQIK
- a CDS encoding Crp/Fnr family transcriptional regulator; protein product: MSDKISVLKKQDFLRQFTEKELREIAPYFELIHCTQRDTLFEKGQPIEHIYLVLYGSFKIQESIDRDAVKIFNFLSQGEFLGVAMAGLPNPRYPTSAVCNEDSTLLKIPVGLFFDHLMQIPELRRRVNRQISERFLEFQNDICKSHKLAPHRVADFLLRLLARQGSQSGYINIPLTRNDIAERIGSQSETVIRILSQWTKNGWIQTTDRHIEILNRQALMEVESERPSKKASRGASDHLENV
- a CDS encoding nitric oxide reductase activation protein NorD, whose amino-acid sequence is MDLTEKLFEMAVRWNRRRQTRASQSSRYGLQDCDKALALVVQPFFEESFEIHASRQSGVSDRVLYLPESIGFFPEKKRNRDLYIHQALHLAAAQRLGLCWPDADMNGYARAVHFSKMRQPLSQIIEKIYPAFAEFHRELTKDFFFHLKNTPVTRAGTEALVLLNPLHPQGLKPSLDVQKIKRNEPFPDDVWLLWGGLASRGPSHFSREGESSLQPRTSQKESELVMQTHFEKEEVDLDKEEHNPVTHSFEKMETVDDYQGGSRVADGSDQLQEHAEALQEIMPRKVTRSGESAASFFKSDFAGGSVREDLSEVITSTEEVHYPEWHFKKKQYLKDYCKLLVSHPEVTVGGDLAGQLKEQHSGLISRCQQQLAAVRNQRRWRKGQLDGPELDLDALVRHVGDVQNKIPSPGRLYQTQVKRERDLQIVIVLDLSLSTDSYVSDRRVLDTELEAVGLWGLLQPSGPDNTLVAGAFSETRHKCAFEILKDQGEDWSAYFSRAQQIVPRGYTRLGPALRHATRILRECSARQKVLIILTDGKPTDYDGYEGRYGIEDMRKACMEAESAQISTRAFAIEKAAKHYFPQMFYSFEILPDPSRLPESLIQFLLKIRS
- a CDS encoding SCO family protein, translated to MKLSKVHFVAIAFLMAGPVQAGDHDHHHHQAAPAAEKSKPLHDESIYNLNSSLLDEDGKVFQLEKYRGKPVVISMAYTSCVYTCPLILAQMQQLEKALAEQGKKDVRFVLVSFDPAKDTPKVLKDYAKKKKLSTQWNLLTSKSDKEPREIASVLGIKYSKVEGGDYDHSFIITVLDAEGVPRGRQVGAAGNPKDLIKFIP